The Parashewanella spongiae genome has a window encoding:
- a CDS encoding inosine/guanosine kinase, giving the protein MKFPGQRKSKHYFPVANRDPILEQLTQVVQPKRTYICGIDQTLVDIEAKVADELLTRYQLPKGNSTLIDDESAHALYQEIKQQALISDEFAGGTIGNTVHNYSILADDRSVLFGVMSKNIEVGSYAYRYLCNTSSKVDLNHLEPVNGPIGRCFTLISDGGERTFAISKGSMDKLTPEFINKDIVQNSSALVITAYLMRASGEDQMTQAALQAIEYAKQADVPVVLTLGTRFLIEEDPQWWQQFIEDHVTILAMNEDEGEALTGLSDPLLASEAALEWCDMVLTTAGPLGLYTAGYTQETEKRQTSHTLLPGAIPEFNRYEFSRPQRKSDCEEPIKVYAHISPFMGGPEKIRNTNGAGDGALAALLHDLAANTYHKSNIPSSSKHKSDGLCYSSFSQICKYANRVAFEVLAQHSPRLSRALPEREDSLEESYWER; this is encoded by the coding sequence ATGAAGTTTCCTGGTCAGCGAAAATCTAAACATTACTTTCCTGTCGCTAATCGCGACCCTATTCTTGAACAACTTACTCAAGTTGTACAACCTAAAAGAACTTACATATGTGGTATCGACCAAACCTTGGTGGATATAGAAGCCAAAGTCGCTGATGAATTATTAACCCGTTATCAATTACCTAAAGGGAACTCAACGTTAATTGATGACGAAAGTGCTCATGCTCTTTATCAAGAAATAAAGCAGCAAGCATTGATAAGTGATGAGTTTGCTGGTGGGACAATTGGTAATACGGTTCATAATTACTCGATATTGGCCGATGATCGTTCAGTTTTGTTTGGTGTCATGAGTAAAAATATCGAAGTGGGTAGTTATGCTTACCGATACTTATGTAATACTTCTTCTAAAGTTGATCTTAACCACTTGGAGCCAGTAAACGGCCCAATAGGACGTTGTTTTACACTTATCTCGGATGGTGGTGAGCGTACTTTTGCGATTAGCAAAGGTTCTATGGATAAACTCACACCTGAATTTATTAATAAAGATATTGTTCAAAATAGCTCAGCGCTTGTCATAACAGCTTATTTGATGCGAGCGAGTGGTGAAGATCAAATGACCCAAGCGGCATTACAAGCTATTGAATATGCAAAACAAGCAGATGTACCTGTTGTGCTCACACTGGGAACACGCTTTTTGATTGAAGAAGACCCACAATGGTGGCAACAATTCATAGAAGATCACGTTACGATTCTTGCAATGAATGAAGACGAAGGAGAAGCACTGACAGGGCTTTCTGATCCATTATTAGCCAGTGAAGCAGCACTAGAATGGTGTGATATGGTGTTAACTACTGCTGGACCTTTAGGGCTTTATACTGCGGGTTACACACAAGAAACTGAAAAACGGCAAACTAGTCACACATTACTACCAGGCGCTATTCCGGAGTTTAATCGCTACGAGTTTTCAAGGCCTCAGCGTAAAAGTGATTGTGAAGAACCAATCAAAGTTTATGCGCACATATCTCCGTTTATGGGTGGGCCAGAAAAAATCCGTAATACAAACGGAGCGGGTGATGGAGCACTTGCGGCTTTACTTCATGACTTAGCAGCTAACACATATCATAAATCAAACATTCCAAGCTCTAGTAAGCATAAGAGTGATGGTTTGTGTTATTCCTCTTTCTCCCAAATCTGTAAATATGCAAATCGAGTAGCATTTGAAGTGTTGGCACAACACAGTCCAAGGTTGTCACGGGCTCTACCAGAAAGAGAAGATAGCCTTGAAGAGAGTTACTGGGAAAGATAA
- a CDS encoding dicarboxylate/amino acid:cation symporter, producing the protein MTKSSKLGLTAKILIGMLVGLVFGFGLRHLLPEANFVDEYITNGLLHVVGTIFISCLKMLVVPLVFVSLVCGTCSLSDPSSLGRLGGKTISFYLFTTCLAISLAIFATVLIQPGNASLATDSLEYTAKAAPSLSQVLIDIVPTNPIKAMTEGKMLQIIIFAVIFGFAISHIGERGKRVAAFFDDINEIIMRVVTLVMQLAPYGVFALIAKLALTVDENAFKELLVYFFVVLGVLIFHGLVVYPVLLKVLSGLNPFIFLKKIRDVHLFAFSTASSSATLPVTIETAEHRMGVNNKIASFTLPLGATINMDGTAIMQGVATVFIAQVYGIDLSITDYITVVVTATLASIGTAGVPGVGLVMLAMVLNQVGLPVEGIGLIIGVDRLLDMVRTAVNVTGDCTVTCIVAKSENEFDAEVFNDPDAGKLKSTLSEQVNLK; encoded by the coding sequence TTGACAAAATCAAGCAAACTTGGGTTAACAGCCAAAATTTTAATTGGTATGTTAGTAGGTTTAGTTTTCGGATTTGGCTTGCGCCATTTGTTACCTGAAGCTAACTTTGTAGACGAGTACATCACCAACGGCTTACTTCATGTTGTGGGTACTATTTTCATCAGCTGTCTTAAAATGTTGGTTGTTCCTTTAGTCTTTGTTTCTCTCGTTTGCGGAACATGTTCTTTAAGTGACCCAAGTAGCCTAGGCCGTTTAGGTGGTAAAACCATCAGCTTTTACTTGTTCACTACCTGCCTAGCCATTTCATTAGCCATTTTTGCCACTGTGTTAATTCAACCCGGCAACGCTTCTTTAGCCACAGACTCTCTTGAATATACCGCTAAAGCGGCACCAAGTTTAAGCCAAGTGCTTATTGATATTGTTCCTACCAATCCGATTAAAGCGATGACTGAAGGAAAAATGCTACAGATCATCATTTTTGCTGTGATTTTCGGTTTTGCGATTTCTCACATTGGTGAACGTGGTAAACGAGTAGCAGCCTTCTTCGATGACATTAATGAGATCATCATGCGAGTTGTGACACTGGTTATGCAACTTGCTCCTTATGGCGTATTTGCTTTGATAGCAAAACTTGCTTTGACTGTCGACGAGAATGCCTTTAAAGAGTTACTTGTATACTTCTTCGTTGTATTAGGCGTGCTTATTTTCCATGGACTTGTAGTTTATCCGGTTTTACTGAAAGTGCTATCGGGGCTAAATCCTTTCATTTTTCTTAAGAAAATTCGTGACGTTCACTTATTTGCATTCAGTACAGCAAGTTCAAGTGCGACATTACCAGTGACAATTGAAACTGCTGAACATCGAATGGGTGTGAACAATAAAATTGCTTCGTTCACTCTGCCATTAGGTGCAACCATTAATATGGATGGCACTGCAATTATGCAAGGTGTTGCGACAGTCTTTATTGCGCAGGTTTATGGAATCGATTTATCTATCACCGACTATATCACTGTTGTTGTAACTGCAACTTTGGCTTCTATCGGTACAGCTGGAGTACCCGGTGTTGGTTTAGTAATGTTAGCTATGGTACTTAACCAAGTTGGTTTGCCAGTAGAAGGTATTGGCTTAATTATCGGTGTTGATAGATTACTTGATATGGTTCGAACAGCGGTGAATGTAACTGGTGATTGTACCGTTACTTGTATCGTAGCAAAATCTGAAAATGAATTTGATGCTGAGGTTTTCAATGATCCTGATGCCGGAAAGCTGAAAAGTACTTTATCAGAACAAGTTAATTTAAAATAA
- a CDS encoding Ig-like domain-containing protein, whose translation MKSGYKIILWFFSALILTACGGGGDLKKDGETGTGNGVPPPTSYRISLETSDVSISEDSPATLTATVTDSNNQPQSGLAVSFSLDNEQSGTFSVENQKVVTDSSGIASINLSTGNIEGAATVSAMLDVDNNIVDTVVVNMAGDAGTGQLSIELTTTNSKVSAAAPAILTALVTNGRGEPQSQQLVVFTLSDPELGVFDVANQKVVTDELGNARIELSSSNIQGATSVTVSLESNTEVNDNIVVTMKGDGGSGNGAQIAVSIVGVDGSPIDSINSLSQARVRATITGINRRVIVTFTSTIGSLPIATAATENGVAEVPIRAGNDIGAGTVTASIASGELGESIVVIGASDLSMGSGEPFVSNRAQVSINEVSAGGTATISVEIRDEDGNLFTQPIDVNFSSRCSSITSSEASISSPVATINGVATTTYRAQGCIGDDQISVNANAGGLILNASAVLRVLPADVGSIVFVSSTPERLTILGTGSLESSDVKFKVLDRNNNPVANQRVNFSLNTDLGGVSLDPSTATTDSEGVVITTVSTGTTATSVRVTAEIDASSPVISSQSSLLVVSTGIPDQDSFSLSAEVLNAEGWSIDGNRVQVTARLADASNNPAPDGTDVVFTTEGGAIGTDGDDSGSSKGSCTTINGACSVIWRSQNTRPEGIKLINERGDQINDPVADLALNLGNHYGQKYGGRATITAHALGEESFTDSNNNGRFDSIEANQFLNGTDVNGESFDLDDAYTDYNEDSVFNHPELGGDVGEVGGENEELIDFNSNGRFDRKDRKYNGVLCAINPDGSSANEHCSEEQKSIRIRRSIVMVMSGSRAFATRPENITIDDSFAMNTDESIDIRGEGSATVYFTISDLHNQQMPAGTTVTFTASAGSVISNSSYIWPSSNHNGGRSFAVTIKGETEANSGVFIVNVTTPGDTENGILGTSTQVISIPINITVL comes from the coding sequence ATGAAGTCAGGTTACAAAATAATACTATGGTTTTTTAGTGCGCTAATTCTAACTGCTTGTGGTGGTGGCGGTGATCTCAAGAAAGATGGGGAGACTGGTACAGGAAATGGTGTCCCCCCTCCGACTTCTTATCGAATTTCTCTTGAAACAAGTGATGTCTCGATATCTGAAGATTCTCCAGCTACTTTAACTGCGACTGTAACAGACAGTAATAATCAACCACAGTCAGGTCTTGCTGTTTCATTTTCTTTGGATAATGAACAAAGCGGAACTTTTAGCGTTGAAAACCAAAAAGTGGTAACTGATTCGAGCGGAATCGCAAGCATAAACTTATCAACAGGAAATATTGAAGGAGCTGCGACGGTTTCAGCGATGTTAGATGTTGATAATAATATAGTTGATACGGTTGTGGTTAATATGGCAGGTGATGCAGGCACTGGTCAATTAAGTATCGAACTGACGACAACAAACTCTAAAGTTTCCGCTGCGGCTCCAGCGATTTTAACTGCTTTAGTGACAAATGGTCGGGGTGAGCCACAGTCTCAGCAGTTAGTTGTTTTTACTCTATCTGATCCTGAACTTGGTGTGTTCGATGTTGCTAATCAAAAAGTTGTCACTGATGAATTAGGAAATGCAAGAATTGAATTGTCATCAAGCAATATCCAAGGTGCAACATCTGTAACTGTAAGCTTGGAGTCGAATACTGAAGTAAACGATAATATTGTTGTGACGATGAAGGGAGATGGTGGAAGTGGTAATGGAGCTCAAATAGCAGTAAGTATTGTAGGTGTAGATGGATCTCCAATAGACTCAATAAACTCCTTATCACAAGCTAGAGTGAGGGCGACAATTACGGGTATTAACCGTCGTGTAATTGTTACTTTCACATCAACAATAGGTAGTTTGCCCATTGCGACAGCTGCAACAGAAAATGGAGTTGCTGAAGTGCCTATTCGAGCAGGTAATGATATTGGTGCAGGTACTGTCACAGCAAGCATTGCATCAGGAGAGTTGGGCGAGTCAATTGTTGTAATTGGTGCCAGCGACTTATCTATGGGAAGCGGTGAACCATTTGTTTCGAACAGAGCTCAAGTTAGTATTAATGAAGTTTCAGCTGGAGGTACAGCGACTATTTCAGTTGAAATTAGAGATGAAGATGGAAACTTATTCACTCAACCAATTGATGTTAACTTTTCTTCCAGATGCTCTTCAATCACTTCTTCAGAAGCTTCAATTAGCTCTCCAGTGGCTACAATTAACGGTGTCGCTACTACGACATATAGAGCTCAAGGGTGTATAGGGGATGATCAAATAAGTGTAAATGCTAATGCAGGAGGGTTAATACTTAATGCCTCAGCAGTATTAAGAGTTTTACCTGCAGATGTTGGAAGTATAGTGTTTGTATCTTCAACTCCTGAAAGGTTAACGATTCTGGGGACAGGAAGCCTTGAATCATCAGATGTGAAGTTTAAGGTATTAGATAGAAATAATAACCCTGTTGCAAACCAACGAGTTAACTTCTCACTCAATACAGATTTAGGTGGAGTATCACTTGATCCTAGTACTGCGACAACTGACTCAGAAGGAGTGGTGATAACCACTGTAAGCACAGGTACCACAGCTACCTCTGTTAGAGTGACTGCAGAAATTGATGCTAGTTCACCAGTGATTTCTAGTCAGTCAAGTTTATTGGTGGTATCCACAGGAATTCCTGATCAAGATAGTTTTTCTTTGTCAGCAGAAGTGTTAAATGCGGAAGGTTGGAGCATCGATGGCAATAGAGTTCAAGTTACTGCACGCTTAGCAGATGCATCTAATAATCCAGCACCGGATGGGACTGATGTGGTATTCACAACTGAAGGTGGGGCAATAGGAACTGATGGTGATGATTCTGGAAGTAGCAAAGGAAGTTGTACAACAATTAATGGTGCTTGTAGCGTAATCTGGCGGAGTCAAAATACTCGCCCTGAAGGGATCAAGTTAATCAATGAACGTGGAGATCAAATAAATGATCCTGTTGCCGATTTAGCTTTAAACCTTGGAAATCATTATGGCCAAAAGTACGGCGGACGAGCAACTATCACTGCACATGCTCTCGGTGAAGAATCTTTTACTGATTCAAATAATAATGGACGATTCGACTCAATTGAAGCCAATCAATTTTTAAATGGTACAGATGTGAACGGAGAATCGTTCGATTTAGATGATGCATATACAGATTACAACGAAGATAGCGTATTTAACCATCCTGAATTGGGTGGGGACGTCGGGGAAGTTGGAGGAGAAAACGAAGAGTTAATCGACTTTAATAGTAACGGACGTTTTGATCGTAAGGATCGGAAATACAATGGTGTGCTTTGTGCGATAAATCCGGATGGATCATCGGCAAATGAACATTGTTCTGAAGAACAAAAATCAATCAGAATTCGTCGTAGTATTGTTATGGTTATGTCAGGTAGTAGGGCATTTGCGACTCGCCCTGAGAATATAACTATTGACGATTCCTTTGCAATGAATACTGATGAATCAATTGATATTCGTGGAGAAGGAAGTGCAACAGTGTATTTCACTATTTCTGATCTGCACAATCAACAAATGCCAGCTGGAACAACGGTTACTTTCACTGCTTCTGCTGGATCTGTTATCAGTAATTCCTCTTATATATGGCCAAGTAGTAACCATAATGGCGGGAGAAGTTTTGCTGTTACTATTAAAGGCGAGACAGAAGCAAATTCAGGAGTGTTTATTGTTAATGTAACCACCCCTGGAGATACTGAAAATGGAATTTTAGGCACCTCAACACAAGTAATTAGTATTCCAATTAACATTACAGTTCTTTAA
- a CDS encoding GNAT family N-acetyltransferase, with protein MVNAEINNARAVYLTAEDLRVASSIIYNSYYDDPFFTEALGAENKLTYSKKLRSAIREELNSLWQQEQALIGLFDESRMVGVACVMTQELPVGEDRYWNWRLKMVLGTGWKSTQSIMEKESCIQDHLPNNNCGVIQFIAISPIEQSKGYGIILANAALSWGEENPSIKGIGVFVNQQDHYDLFLKVGFKPLTEVQISNIKGHLLFVNC; from the coding sequence ATGGTAAATGCGGAAATTAATAATGCAAGGGCTGTATATCTAACAGCCGAAGATCTTCGCGTGGCATCCTCAATAATCTATAACTCTTACTATGATGACCCATTCTTTACTGAGGCCTTAGGTGCAGAGAATAAATTAACTTATTCAAAAAAGTTACGCTCTGCAATTAGGGAAGAGTTAAATAGTCTTTGGCAACAAGAGCAGGCATTAATTGGTCTATTCGATGAAAGCCGAATGGTTGGAGTTGCTTGCGTAATGACTCAAGAGTTACCAGTAGGCGAAGACCGGTACTGGAATTGGCGACTAAAAATGGTTTTGGGAACAGGTTGGAAATCCACCCAAAGCATTATGGAAAAAGAATCATGTATACAAGATCATTTACCCAATAATAATTGTGGGGTAATTCAATTTATTGCTATTTCTCCAATAGAGCAAAGTAAAGGGTACGGAATAATCCTTGCGAATGCTGCATTAAGCTGGGGTGAAGAAAACCCTAGCATTAAAGGCATTGGGGTATTTGTAAATCAACAAGATCATTATGATCTTTTTTTAAAGGTGGGTTTTAAACCGTTAACTGAAGTGCAAATCTCCAATATAAAAGGGCATTTATTATTTGTTAATTGTTAA